A genomic window from Glycine soja cultivar W05 chromosome 10, ASM419377v2, whole genome shotgun sequence includes:
- the LOC114372138 gene encoding protein ABC transporter 1, mitochondrial: MASFRDLTRLFNGFSLIANQFAKRSLPNSTTSDFQTLIKKALVSATDLSGITKGKVRHFPDTPPSSTATRRHDAAASSSVVFFSDDIPSSQSHSTPTTTTTVTNIDDVAKSSSDANHDAKEEKSEVVTSAETVNQVESEEVAPALAPSPPPLRKRRPRERKVPATPFSRAIGFAGLGAGLAWGTLQESAKRLAFGTPTTQGNQSARSPFLSEKNAERLALALCRMRGAALKIGQMLSIQDESLVPAPILAALEIVRQGADVMPKSQLNQVLNAELGPGWSSKLISFDYEPIAAASIGQVHQAVMKDGMQVAMKIQYPGVADSIDSDIENVKLLLNYTNLIPKGLYLDRAIKVAKEELSRECDYKLEAANQKRFRDLLTGTDGFYVPIVVDDISSKRVLTTELVHGITIDKVALLDQETRNYIGKKLLELTLMELFVFQFMQTDPNWGNFLFDEATKTINLIDFGAARDYPKTFVDDYLRMVLACANGDSDGVVEMSRRLGFLTGMESDVMLDAHVQAGFIVGLPFSRPGGFDFRSTNITQSISHLGATMLRHRLTPPPDEAYSLHRKLSGAFLACIKIGAVVPCRELLLEVYKHHKFGEENEILSTGSVSA, encoded by the exons ATGGCCTCCTTCAGGGACCTCACAAGGCTCTTCAATGGCTTTTCCCTAATCGCCAACCAATTCGCGAAGCGCTCTTTACCTAACTCCACAACCTCAGATTTCCAAACCCTAATTAAGAAAGCTCTCGTCTCCGCCACCGACCTCTCCGGCATCACCAAAGGAAAGGTTCGCCACTTCCCCGATACTCCTCCCTCCTCTACCGCCACACGACGCCACGACGCTGCTGCGTCTAGTTCCGTTGTTTTTTTCTCCGACGACATTCCTTCTTCTCAATCCCATTCTACACCGACAACAACCACTACAGTAACAAACATTGACGATGTTGCCAAGTCTTCTTCCGACGCAAATCACGATGCAAAGGAGGAGAAAAGTGAGGTTGTGACCTCTGCTGAAACGGTTAATCAAGTTGAAAGTGAGGAAGTGGCACCGGCACTGGCACCTTCTCCGCCCCCGTTGAGGAAACGAAGACCGAGGGAGAGGAAGGTTCCCGCAACTCCATTTTCTAGGGCTATTGG GTTTGCTGGGTTAGGAGCAGGTCTTGCGTGGGGGACACTTCAGGAATCTGCCAAGAGGCTTGCCTTTGGTACGCCTACTACGCAAGGCAATCAATCTGCACGTTCCCCGTTTTTGTCTGAAAAAAATGCCGAACGTTTGGCTCTTGCGCTATGCAGAATGCGTGGAGCGGCGCTCAAAATTGGGCAGATGTTGAGCATACAGGATGAATCTCTTGTTCCTGCTCCG ATCCTGGCTGCATTAGAAATTGTTCGTCAAGGTGCAGATGTGATGCCAAAGAGCCAGCTTAATCAAGTTTTAAATGCTGAATTAGGTCCTGGCTGgtcatcaaaattaattagttttgatTATGAACCTATAGCTGCTGCAAGTATTGGCCAG GTGCACCAAGCTGTCATGAAGGATGGCATGCAAGTTGCAATGAAAATTCAGTATCCTGGTGTGGCAGATAGCATTGATAGTGACATTGAGAATGTGAAGCTTCTTTTAAACTACACAAATTTAATTCCTAAAGGACTTTATCTTGACAGAGCTATAAAG GTGGCCAAAGAAGAATTATCTCGCGAGTGTGATTACAAGTTGGAGGCAGCGAATCAGAAGCGGTTCCGAGATCTTCTTACTGGCACAGATGGATTTTATGTTCCAATAGTTGTGGATGATATTTCAAGCAAAAGAGTATTAACTACCGAGCTTGTTCATG GAATTACAATTGATAAAGTGGCTTTACTGGACCAGGAAACTCGTAATTATATCGGGAAAAAGTTATTAGAACTGACATTGATGGAGTTATTTGTATTCCAATTTATGCAG ACTGATCCTAATTGGGGTAATTTCTTATTTGATGAAGCTACAAAGACAATCAATCTGATTGATTTTGGAGCAGCACGTGATTACCCTAAAacatttgttgatgattatttaaGAATG GTTCTAGCATGTGCAAATGGTGATAGCGATGGGGTTGTTGAGATGTCCAGGAGACTAGGGTTCCTCACTGGAATGGAATCAGATGTGATGCTAGATGCCCACGTCCAAGCTGGGTTTATTGTGGGTTTGCCATTCTCAAGACCTGGTGGATTTGATTTCCGATCAACCAACATTACTCAAAGCATTTCTCATCTTGGGGCAACAATGCTCAGACACAGGCTCACTCCTCCACCTGATGAAGCCTATAGTCTGCACAGAAAGCTTTCCGGTGCTTTTTTGGCATGCATTAAGATTGGGGCCGTTGTCCCATGTAGGGAACTGCTGCTTGAAGTATACAAGCATCATAAGTTTGGTGAAGAAAATGAGATATTATCCACTGGTTCAGTGTCTGCAtag
- the LOC114371045 gene encoding uncharacterized protein C24B11.05-like isoform X1 yields the protein MDTSYRTGGVKYECLLFDMDDTLYPLSLGLNLFCRKNIQEYMLELLHIEESEVPKMCLDLYREYGTTMAGLKVLGYEFDNDEFHAYVHGRLPYEKLKPDPVLRNLLLSMPQRKIIFTNADHAHAVKVLNRLGLEDCFEGIICFETLNPPKQINCMDVPNDNHVLTDLTENGCFNSHPQILCKPSVEAFEAAIRIANVDPKKTIFFDDSVRNVESAKITGLNTVLVGHSDLVPGADHALNSIHNIKEALPEIWEIEDGNQQQKIQPPTVETMVLA from the exons ATGGATACTTCTTATAGGACTGGTGGAGTCAAGTACGAGTGCTTGCTTTTTG atatggatgacactCTTTACCCATTGAGCTTAGGTCTCAATTTGTTTTGTCGCAAGAACATACAAG AGTATATGTTAGAACTCTTGCATATTGAAGAGAGTGAAGTGCCAAAAATGTGTTTGGATTTGTATAGGGAATACGGGACAACTATGGCAGGATTAAAG GTCCTTGGTTATGAGTTTGACAATGACGAGTTTCATGCTTACGTGCATGGAAGGTTACCATACGAGAAACTGAAGCCTGATCCAGTATTAAGGAACCTTCTGCTTTCCATGCCTCAGCGTAAAATA ATATTCACCAATGCAGATCATGCACATGCAGTTAAAGTTCTCAACAGATTGGGTTTGGAAGATTGTTTTGAGGGCATCATATGCTTTGAAACGCTTAATCCTCCCAAACAAATCAATTGCATGGATGTACCAAATGATAATCATGTGCTCACAGATTTAACAGAAAATGGATGTTTCAATTCCCACCCACAAATCCTCTGTAAACCATCTGTGGAAGCCTTTGAAGCTGCTATTCGGATTGCTAATGTGGATCCAAAGAAAACA ATTTTCTTTGATGACAGTGTTAGAAATGTTGAAAGTGCAAAAATAACTGGACTTAACACTGTTTTA GTGGGCCATTCAGATTTGGTCCCTGGAGCTGATCATGCCCTGAACAGCATTCATAATATCAAAGAAGCGTTACCTGAAATTTGGGAGATTGAAGATGGCAACCAACAGCAAAAGATTCAACCCCCAACAGTTGAAACCATGGTCCTAGCTTAA
- the LOC114371045 gene encoding uncharacterized protein C24B11.05-like isoform X2, with protein MDTSYRTGGVKYECLLFDMDDTLYPLSLGLNLFCRKNIQEYMLELLHIEESEVPKMCLDLYREYGTTMAGLKVLGYEFDNDEFHAYVHGRLPYEKLKPDPVLRNLLLSMPQRKIIFTNADHAHAVKVLNRLGLEDCFEGIICFETLNPPKQINCMDVPNDNHVLTDLTENGCFNSHPQILCKPSVEAFEAAIRIANVDPKKTVGHSDLVPGADHALNSIHNIKEALPEIWEIEDGNQQQKIQPPTVETMVLA; from the exons ATGGATACTTCTTATAGGACTGGTGGAGTCAAGTACGAGTGCTTGCTTTTTG atatggatgacactCTTTACCCATTGAGCTTAGGTCTCAATTTGTTTTGTCGCAAGAACATACAAG AGTATATGTTAGAACTCTTGCATATTGAAGAGAGTGAAGTGCCAAAAATGTGTTTGGATTTGTATAGGGAATACGGGACAACTATGGCAGGATTAAAG GTCCTTGGTTATGAGTTTGACAATGACGAGTTTCATGCTTACGTGCATGGAAGGTTACCATACGAGAAACTGAAGCCTGATCCAGTATTAAGGAACCTTCTGCTTTCCATGCCTCAGCGTAAAATA ATATTCACCAATGCAGATCATGCACATGCAGTTAAAGTTCTCAACAGATTGGGTTTGGAAGATTGTTTTGAGGGCATCATATGCTTTGAAACGCTTAATCCTCCCAAACAAATCAATTGCATGGATGTACCAAATGATAATCATGTGCTCACAGATTTAACAGAAAATGGATGTTTCAATTCCCACCCACAAATCCTCTGTAAACCATCTGTGGAAGCCTTTGAAGCTGCTATTCGGATTGCTAATGTGGATCCAAAGAAAACA GTGGGCCATTCAGATTTGGTCCCTGGAGCTGATCATGCCCTGAACAGCATTCATAATATCAAAGAAGCGTTACCTGAAATTTGGGAGATTGAAGATGGCAACCAACAGCAAAAGATTCAACCCCCAACAGTTGAAACCATGGTCCTAGCTTAA